The nucleotide window TCAGTTCAATAGAATATGAACTCGCCCCGAATATCATCACATCCATTGATATTGAGGAACAGCTGAAACCTTTTTATGACGCTATGGGATTTAACGTTGGGCAGCTTGAGGCTCTCACAGGAATAAAAGAGAGAAGATTATGGGATAAAGAGCAAACCCTTGCACAAGCAAGTTCCAAAGCAGGACAAAAAACAATAGATGAATCCGGTATCAGCCCTGAAGATATTGAAGCGCTCGTTTTCTGCGGGGTCTGCAAAGACGGGTTTGAACCTGCAACATCCTGTGCAATAGCAGACAAATTGAAAATCAGCAAAAATGCGCAGATTTATGATGTATCAAATGCATGCTTAGGAGTTATTACAGGTATTGTTCAGGTTGCAAATCAAATAGAACTGGGACAGATTAAAGCCGGTTTAATAGTATCGGCTGAAACTTCAAGGCAAATAATAGAATCCACAATAAAAGAAATAAACAAAAAAAAAGATCTGCAATTTTACAAAGAAACCGTTGCAACCATGACCGGCGGATCAGGTGCTGTTGCTGTTCTGCTTACAGACGGATCTTTTGA belongs to Desulfobacula toluolica Tol2 and includes:
- a CDS encoding 3-oxoacyl-ACP synthase III; amino-acid sequence: MKYSKVYISSIEYELAPNIITSIDIEEQLKPFYDAMGFNVGQLEALTGIKERRLWDKEQTLAQASSKAGQKTIDESGISPEDIEALVFCGVCKDGFEPATSCAIADKLKISKNAQIYDVSNACLGVITGIVQVANQIELGQIKAGLIVSAETSRQIIESTIKEINKKKDLQFYKETVATMTGGSGAVAVLLTDGSFDNAGLRQHAIKGGIVKNAIEHHNLCYWGFSQKDMPTDAKIIMRTIGDAVLDHGLKLAVETFKAFNDKLKISPHDIDKVIGHQITSYHHQAFYKALNIDRTKDFATYPYLGNIGTVSLPITAAIADERGFLKEGDFVAFIGIGSGINCFILGVEW